The DNA region GCTACTACCGAACTGGGTGCGCCTATTCTGGCTTCTTCCAGTGTTGAGGGTATTGTCGTCTGGGAAAAGTTAGAGGATGAATCTCTAGGTTGGGAAGCGCGGGTGTTGACTAATCATGTGGATGTGATTAATGCGATCGCATTTGCACCCCACAGCTTCTTATTAGCCTCCGCCGGCGCTGATGGTTTATTGTGTTTGTGGTCAGAAGCAGCACAAGTATCTCAAATTCTCACAGGTGCTACCGCCGGGTTCTCTACCTTAGCTTGGCATTCTCAAGGCAAGTTTCTCGCCGCAGGTGGTGAACAAGGCGAATTAATTATCTGGTCAAACGAAGTCTGAAGTCTGAAATGGTCTCATAATTTTTTCTGGCATTTTGTTTTTTACTTAACAACAAGGGAGACAGAGTATTTATTGATAAAAGTTTACTTATTTTATGGCTTATTCCTGAATATTTAATATTTCACTGTTATTTAATAATAATGATTATTGTTAAATTTATTCAGGAAAGCTACTAGCCCTTGATTATGCTCAATAAATTGCTATTTAATACTTTGTTACGGGCTGCTTGCGTTAGTTTTTTGATTGGCTTGGTTGGTTGTACAAGACAAGCGACTCAAACTTCCTTTACACAAACGACAACAGCAGATGAAAATCTACCCAAAGTTGTTGCTACAACCAGTATATTGTGTGACTTAATCAAACAAGTTGCTGAAAATACAGTCAACCTTGCTTGTTTAATTCCCCCAGGTACAGACCCCCATAACTATCAACCAAAAGCCGCAGATAAGGAAACTATCGACCAAGCTAATCTGATTTTCTACAATGGCTATAATTTTGAACCAGGCTTGATCAAAACTATAAAATCAAGTAGTAATACTGCACCAAAAATAGCCGTGAGTCAGTTAGCAGTGCCAAAACCACAAAGATTTATTGAAGATGGCAAAAGAGTTATCGACCCCCATATTTGGCACAATCCGAAAAATGGCATCAAAATGGTTGAGGTTATTAACAATAACCTGAAAAAGCTAGAGCCTAATAATGCAGCAATTTATAATCAAAATACTAAACAAATTAAAAGTGAATTAACTCAATTAGATAGTTGGATAAAAACCAGAATTGCTAGTATTCCTAGTGATAAACGTGAATTAGTTATCAGTCATAATGCACTGGCTTATTATGCTAAAGCCTATGGGATGACTTTAGTGGGGGTATTGGCTGGTATTAATCCCGAAAATCAACCAACAGATAGGCAGTTAAATAGTTTAGTTAAAAATATTCAACAAGCTAAAATACCAACTATTTTTGCTGAGAAAAATATTAATAAACAGTTAATTCAATCGATAGCCCAAACAGCAGAAGTCAGAGTTTCGGAAAGGGAACTTTATACTGATGGTCTTGGAGATGCCAATAGTGATGCTAATAGTTATCAAAAAATGTTGGAAGCAAATACACGCACTATTGTAGAAGGTTTGGGAGGAACTTATTTAATCTTTACACCGAAGGCTAGTAAGTAGCATAAATGAAAATTCAGCAATGTTAACTAAAAAATCCTCTTGGGAACAGGTGGTACATTTACCGATGTCTTACCTTTAAAACTCAGAAAAGTAGGTGCATCAGATGAATAGAATTCTTATTGCGGAGGATGAACCCAGAATTGCCGCTTTTATTGAGAAAGGATTGCGTTCTCACGGTTTTACAACGTCTGTGGCGGTTGATGCACGTTCAGCTACGGAAATGGCTTTAGGTAGTGCTTTTGACTTGATGATTTTGGATTTAGGACTACCGGGTAAGGACGGCTTGGGTGTTTTAGAAGAAATACGCGGACAAGGTGAGAATTTTCCTGTAATTATTTTGACTGCGCGTGATGATATTCAAGATAAAGTTGCAGGTTTTGAAGCTGGTGCTGATGACTATATTACTAAGCCTTTTCGCTTTGAAGAATTATTAGTACGGGTAAAAGCGCGATTACGCAACAGTGTTAGTAACCAAGGTACTGATGAGATGGTGCTGAAGGTGGGAAATGTAGTTTTAGATTTGCGATCGCGTAAAGTAAAAGTGGGTAACAAAACTGTAGAATTACCAGCACGGGAGTTTACCCTGGCAGAAACTTTCTTTCGCCACCCCGGACAAGTTTTAAGCCGTGAACAATTGTTAGATAGGGTGTGGGGTTATGACTATGATCCAGGTTCTAATATTGTCGATGTTTATGTAGGATATTTGCGAAAAAAACTCGGCAACCACCTCATCGAAACTGTCAGAGGTATGGGTTATCGTCTGCGAACATGAGAAATTTCTCATTAAACTTTTATCTGTTTATCGTATACTCAAGAAAATCATCAATAGTAAAAATGCGACAGATAAGGTTTTTATAGATAATTTATCCGTCGCATTGTTATTTAAAAATGAGAAAAATTCAAAATCATCAACAAGAAGTC from Aulosira sp. FACHB-615 includes:
- a CDS encoding response regulator transcription factor; translated protein: MNRILIAEDEPRIAAFIEKGLRSHGFTTSVAVDARSATEMALGSAFDLMILDLGLPGKDGLGVLEEIRGQGENFPVIILTARDDIQDKVAGFEAGADDYITKPFRFEELLVRVKARLRNSVSNQGTDEMVLKVGNVVLDLRSRKVKVGNKTVELPAREFTLAETFFRHPGQVLSREQLLDRVWGYDYDPGSNIVDVYVGYLRKKLGNHLIETVRGMGYRLRT
- a CDS encoding metal ABC transporter solute-binding protein, Zn/Mn family, producing MLNKLLFNTLLRAACVSFLIGLVGCTRQATQTSFTQTTTADENLPKVVATTSILCDLIKQVAENTVNLACLIPPGTDPHNYQPKAADKETIDQANLIFYNGYNFEPGLIKTIKSSSNTAPKIAVSQLAVPKPQRFIEDGKRVIDPHIWHNPKNGIKMVEVINNNLKKLEPNNAAIYNQNTKQIKSELTQLDSWIKTRIASIPSDKRELVISHNALAYYAKAYGMTLVGVLAGINPENQPTDRQLNSLVKNIQQAKIPTIFAEKNINKQLIQSIAQTAEVRVSERELYTDGLGDANSDANSYQKMLEANTRTIVEGLGGTYLIFTPKASK